One window from the genome of Halostella litorea encodes:
- a CDS encoding metallophosphoesterase: MRVGIVSDTHDNVDVVERAVEHFEGEGVDAVVHCGDFVAPFSATPFDADWEFHAVRGNNDGEWNLQSTVEEFGTYHGELAELTLDGADVAVYHGTSIPIVEALVDCGEYDYVCHGHTHQRRHDAGGTVRINPGGIAIPPAPESLHVAVLDTGTGEVAFERIGDA, from the coding sequence ATGCGAGTCGGCATCGTCTCGGACACCCACGACAACGTGGACGTCGTCGAGCGGGCGGTCGAACACTTCGAGGGCGAGGGCGTCGACGCCGTCGTCCACTGCGGCGACTTCGTCGCGCCGTTCTCCGCGACGCCGTTCGACGCGGACTGGGAGTTTCACGCCGTCCGGGGCAACAACGACGGCGAGTGGAACCTCCAGTCGACGGTGGAGGAGTTCGGCACGTACCACGGGGAACTCGCGGAGCTAACGCTCGACGGCGCCGACGTCGCGGTGTACCACGGCACGAGCATCCCTATCGTCGAGGCGCTCGTCGACTGCGGGGAATACGACTACGTCTGCCACGGCCACACCCACCAGCGCCGCCACGACGCGGGCGGGACCGTCCGGATCAACCCCGGCGGGATCGCCATCCCGCCCGCGCCGGAATCGCTCCACGTCGCGGTGCTCGACACGGGGACCGGCGAGGTGGCGTTCGAGCGGATCGGGGACGCGTAA